A single genomic interval of Zingiber officinale cultivar Zhangliang chromosome 4A, Zo_v1.1, whole genome shotgun sequence harbors:
- the LOC121969939 gene encoding uncharacterized protein LOC121969939, with translation MRWCYFKLRERSIRRRDKIDPIVVDEINSDDEWITEKEDPVLPVTTKWLEDDELFESDPIVSMPSATFESLFDSDKRVEDVEDIVEVPPMNSKKRVAENSSGSKDKQARLSLVDVEDNHLDAENYGVIPTFDSGNFPTIDTIDDDSDIELDDTDYF, from the exons ATGCGTTGGTGTTACTTCAAGCTTAGGGAGAGAAGTATTAGGAGGAGAGACAAGATTGATCCCATTGTAGTTGATGAAATTAATTCAGATGATGAATGgataactgagaaagaagatccaGTTCTCCCCGTAACTACTAAATGGCTTGAAGATGATGAATTATTTGAAAGTGATCCTATTGTGAGTATGCCATCTGCTACCTTTGAAAGTCTTTTCGACTCAGATAAGCGAGTCGAAGATGTTGAGGATATAGTTGAAGTTCCTCCTATGAATTCAAAAAAAAGAGTTGCTGAAAATTCAA GTGGAAGCAAAGACAAACAAGCAAGGTTGAGTCTTGTTGATGTGGAAGATAATCATCTTGATGCTGAAAATTATGGAGTAATTCCAACTTTTGATAGTGGAAATTTTCCAACCATAGACACTATTGATGATGATAGTGATATAGAGTTGGATGATACTGATTATTTTTAA
- the LOC121969938 gene encoding tetraspanin-3-like — MMRGSNTVIGAVNFVTFLISIPILASGIWLSARANSTDCLRFLQWPIIVIAVSIMVISLMGFAGACYRLAWLLQLYLFAMFLVVAALLGFIVFAFAVTDRGQGQVVLNRAFLEYQLSDYSGWLKDRVSDPGYWAKISACLRDDHACYKMPRYTRDPVTGVLVPESPDMFYRRNLSPIESGCCKPPTSCGFTYVNETFWIAGAGMTVNDMDCTRWSNNQQSLCLQCDSCKAGVLASLKHSWRKVSVINIVMLILLVIIYVIGCAAFRNAKRMHNGESFGENRMTKSRPSRMHF; from the exons ATGATGCGCGGCAGCAACACGGTGATCGGAGCCGTCAACTTCGTCACCTTTCTCATATCCATCCCCATTTTAGCCAGCGGCATCTGGCTCAGCGCCAGGGCCAACTCCACCGATTGCCTCCGTTTCCTCCAGTGGCCTATCATCGTCATCGCCGTCTCCATCATGGTCATCTCCCTCATGGGCTTCGCCGGCGCATGCTACCGCCTCGCCTGGCTCCTCCAGCTCTACCTCTTCGCCATGTTCTTAGTCGTCGCCGCCCTGCTCGGCTTCATTGTCTTTGCCTTCGCCGTCACCGACCGCGGCCAGGGTCAGGTGGTCCTGAACCGCGCCTTCCTTGAGTACCAGCTCTCCGACTACTCCGGATGGCTCAAGGACCGCGTCTCCGACCCCGGATACTGGGCCAAGATCAGCGCTTGCTTACGAGACGACCACGCCTGCTACAAGATGCCGCGCTACACCCGAGATCCGGTCACCGGAGTCCTCGTGCCCGAGTCTCCGGATATGTTCTACCGGAGGAATCTTTCCCCTATCGAG TCTGGGTGCTGCAAGCCTCCAACTTCTTGCGGCTTTACCTATGTAAATGAAACATTCTGGATTGCGGGAGCAGGGATGACTGTCAATGACATGGACTGCACAAGATGGAGCAACAATCAGCAGTCACTGTGCCTGCAATGTGACTCATGTAAAGCTGGAGTTCTCGCCAGCCTCAAGCATAGTTGGAGGAAGGTTTCAGTGATCAACATAGTCATGCTCATACTCCTTGTCATCATCTACGTCATTGGTTGTGCCGCGTTCAGGAATGCAAAAAGGATGCACAATGGTGAGTCCTTTGGTGAGAATCGGATGACTAAATCAAGGCCTAGCAGGATGCACTTTTAG